The Ignavibacteria bacterium genome window below encodes:
- the sigZ gene encoding RNA polymerase sigma factor SigZ, with translation MITEQLYNRLGKQLKYFIFSRVGNEAAAEDILHDVFIKIHSSIASLKDTSKLESWVFQITRNAIIDYYRKRKQYVEIEDSHAASEEGDEEDDAHRKASLGLFDMVEELPQIYRDAILLTEYHGLTQKELALRMNISLTGAKSRVQRARKMLRDLLLQCCHFEFDKYGTVIDYCKVCCCCPKVKT, from the coding sequence ATGATTACTGAACAGTTGTATAATAGACTTGGTAAACAGCTGAAGTATTTTATTTTCAGCCGTGTTGGCAATGAGGCGGCTGCCGAGGATATACTTCACGACGTTTTCATAAAGATACACAGCAGCATTGCATCTCTGAAGGATACTTCAAAACTGGAAAGCTGGGTATTTCAGATAACAAGAAATGCCATCATAGACTACTACAGAAAAAGAAAGCAGTATGTGGAAATTGAAGACAGCCATGCCGCCTCTGAAGAAGGTGATGAAGAAGATGATGCGCACAGAAAGGCAAGCCTTGGATTATTTGATATGGTTGAAGAGCTGCCGCAGATTTACCGCGATGCAATTCTGCTTACCGAATACCATGGACTGACGCAGAAAGAACTTGCTTTAAGGATGAATATATCGCTTACAGGAGCCAAAAGCCGTGTGCAGCGGGCCAGGAAAATGCTGAGGGATCTGCTGCTTCAGTGCTGCCATTTTGAATTTGATAAATATGGGACAGTAATAGATTACTGCAAAGTCTGCTGCTGCTGTCCTAAAGTAAAAACATAA
- a CDS encoding arsenate reductase ArsC: MKKRILILCTGNSCRSQMAEGFLKAFDTELEVYSAGTKPSSGINPNAIKVMAEKGIDISKGHPKDVNEFADKHFDYVITVCDNARETCPVFTGRVGQRLHIGFDDPAGAQGNEEEILSEFRRIRDEISHKFLEFYSGIK; this comes from the coding sequence ATGAAGAAAAGGATTCTAATACTTTGCACGGGAAACTCCTGCCGCAGCCAGATGGCTGAGGGTTTCCTGAAAGCATTTGACACAGAACTGGAAGTCTATTCTGCCGGTACAAAACCTTCTTCGGGTATTAACCCGAATGCCATAAAGGTAATGGCTGAAAAGGGAATTGATATCAGCAAAGGACATCCGAAAGATGTAAACGAATTTGCAGACAAGCATTTTGATTATGTCATAACCGTATGCGATAATGCCCGTGAAACCTGCCCGGTCTTTACAGGACGCGTAGGCCAAAGGCTCCACATTGGCTTTGATGACCCGGCTGGTGCACAGGGTAATGAGGAGGAGATATTGAGTGAATTCAGAAGAATAAGAGATGAAATAAGTCATAAATTCCTTGAATTCTACTCCGGAATTAAATAA
- a CDS encoding winged helix-turn-helix transcriptional regulator codes for MILEEKARLFKALSDPNRLRIIRMLQGKKLCVCEITAVLDLAPSTVSEHLKTLETAGFIAGEKEGKWVNYMINPRISDPTVASLLSMLPFWLSSDKTLDIDSEKVITVDRNKLCCG; via the coding sequence ATGATTTTAGAAGAAAAAGCCAGGCTCTTTAAGGCACTTTCAGATCCCAACAGGCTGAGAATAATAAGGATGCTTCAGGGGAAAAAACTCTGCGTATGTGAAATCACTGCAGTGCTGGATCTCGCACCCTCAACGGTCTCAGAGCATCTGAAAACGCTGGAAACAGCGGGATTTATAGCGGGAGAAAAAGAAGGGAAATGGGTTAATTATATGATTAATCCACGTATCTCTGACCCTACGGTGGCATCTTTACTCTCAATGCTCCCGTTCTGGCTAAGCAGCGACAAAACCCTGGACATCGATTCCGAGAAGGTTATAACTGTTGACCGTAATAAACTGTGCTGCGGTTAA
- a CDS encoding glycoside hydrolase family 18 protein has translation MKKTVFFLVVVLLTAINIYPQQKVIGYYSSDYNSMPYSAVPYYSLTHICHAFIRPNSDGSLSVKPGFVYRELVETAHLNNVKVLISIGGWDTVAAKNFRTIAANPALRQRFVSELTKFCKTNRYDGADIDWEYPDASDNGSYVSLISQLRKSFKASGIPLITAALPSQDFRNGYNIAKLKGLLDWFSIMTYDFAGAWENNAYHNSPLYPSARQTGSINNSMQYYMVKGVPKSKLMIGMSFYGYRMNASDIYEKLSDKVVPSVSYTAAESLKKSPDWQYKWDKTSMAPYLQNRAKTQIVTYDDQASVKLKCQYVKKNGFGGAIIWELHKDYDGTKSPLMEIVAKNLKTKSVAHKVKR, from the coding sequence ATGAAAAAGACCGTTTTTTTCTTAGTTGTGGTGCTGTTAACGGCCATAAACATATACCCGCAGCAGAAGGTTATCGGATACTACAGCTCCGACTATAATTCGATGCCATACTCAGCTGTCCCGTATTACAGCCTTACCCATATCTGCCACGCATTTATCCGTCCCAACAGCGACGGCTCGCTTTCTGTAAAGCCCGGTTTTGTTTACAGGGAGCTCGTTGAAACAGCGCACCTAAACAACGTAAAGGTGCTTATTTCAATAGGTGGATGGGACACCGTGGCGGCAAAGAATTTCAGGACAATTGCAGCAAACCCGGCACTCAGGCAAAGATTTGTTTCCGAGCTGACTAAGTTCTGCAAGACAAACCGTTACGACGGGGCTGATATTGACTGGGAGTATCCGGATGCGAGTGATAACGGAAGCTATGTTTCTCTTATAAGCCAGTTGAGAAAATCATTTAAGGCCTCCGGCATCCCTCTTATTACGGCAGCCCTGCCTTCACAGGATTTCAGGAACGGGTATAATATCGCAAAACTTAAGGGCCTTTTGGACTGGTTCAGTATAATGACATACGACTTTGCCGGCGCCTGGGAGAACAACGCCTATCATAATTCACCCCTTTATCCTTCGGCCAGGCAGACGGGTTCCATAAATAACAGCATGCAGTACTACATGGTAAAAGGCGTGCCTAAATCGAAGCTTATGATCGGTATGTCATTCTACGGCTACAGGATGAATGCCTCTGACATTTATGAGAAACTTTCAGACAAAGTAGTGCCTTCAGTCAGCTACACAGCTGCCGAATCCTTAAAGAAGTCTCCGGACTGGCAATACAAGTGGGATAAGACTTCAATGGCGCCATACCTGCAGAACAGGGCCAAGACACAGATTGTAACGTATGATGACCAGGCTTCAGTAAAATTAAAATGCCAGTATGTGAAGAAAAACGGCTTCGGGGGCGCAATTATCTGGGAACTGCATAAGGACTATGACGGCACCAAATCCCCCTTAATGGAAATTGTTGCAAAGAACCTCAAAACAAAATCAGTAGCGCACAAGGTTAAGCGCTGA
- a CDS encoding MFS transporter — protein sequence MNKPRLDDIKALMNITIIVSALGYFVDMYDLLLFGIVRVPSLKSIGVTGDALVSTGVYLLNMQMIGMLIGGIIWGILGDKKGRISVLFGSIFLYSVANIANAFVKTPDTYALMRFLAGVGLAGELGAAVTLVSETLPQRLRGYGTAIVASVGILGSVTAALVGDFLPWTTAYIVGGCLGFLLLVLRIKMFESGMYSSIRSMNVRKGDFLSLFTSRKRLFKYLQCILIGLPTWFVVGVLITFSPEFGRKLGITSPISAGSAIMFTYLGLVIGDILSGFGSQIIKSRKKVVYTFLAMTTVLVVVYLNSYGASPTYFYALCLLIGISIGYWAVFVTIASEQFGTNLRATVTTTVPNFVRGSTVPITLSFTALKGHFDIIYSAMIVGAISLLIAFLSLYFMEESYHKDLDYLEEYI from the coding sequence ATGAATAAACCGAGGCTTGATGACATTAAAGCCCTGATGAATATAACAATAATTGTTTCAGCTCTGGGTTATTTTGTTGATATGTACGACCTCCTGCTCTTCGGCATTGTAAGGGTGCCTTCCTTAAAGTCGATAGGGGTAACAGGCGATGCACTGGTAAGCACAGGAGTCTACCTTCTTAATATGCAGATGATAGGTATGCTGATCGGGGGCATTATCTGGGGAATACTGGGAGACAAGAAAGGAAGAATTTCCGTCCTCTTCGGCTCCATTTTCCTCTACTCTGTTGCCAATATAGCAAATGCATTTGTAAAGACACCCGACACATACGCTTTAATGCGTTTTCTTGCGGGCGTCGGGCTTGCAGGGGAACTCGGGGCGGCGGTTACGCTTGTAAGCGAAACCCTGCCGCAGCGCCTGAGAGGCTACGGAACGGCAATTGTTGCCTCTGTGGGCATTCTGGGCTCCGTTACGGCGGCACTTGTGGGGGATTTCCTACCCTGGACCACGGCCTATATCGTTGGCGGATGCCTTGGATTTCTGCTCCTCGTGCTCAGAATTAAAATGTTCGAATCAGGCATGTATTCATCTATTAGATCGATGAACGTGCGAAAAGGGGACTTTTTAAGCCTTTTTACTTCAAGAAAAAGGCTGTTCAAATACCTGCAGTGCATTTTAATAGGACTGCCCACATGGTTTGTAGTTGGCGTTCTAATTACCTTCTCCCCTGAATTCGGGCGTAAGCTTGGAATTACAAGTCCCATTTCAGCCGGAAGCGCCATAATGTTTACTTATCTGGGGCTTGTAATCGGGGACATACTAAGCGGCTTCGGAAGTCAGATAATTAAAAGCCGGAAGAAAGTGGTTTATACATTCCTTGCCATGACGACAGTTCTTGTAGTTGTTTACCTCAACTCATATGGGGCTTCGCCCACTTACTTTTATGCCCTCTGCCTGCTAATCGGGATATCAATCGGCTACTGGGCTGTTTTCGTTACCATAGCTTCAGAGCAGTTCGGGACAAACCTCCGCGCAACGGTTACCACCACGGTACCTAATTTCGTCAGGGGTTCAACTGTTCCTATTACACTTTCCTTTACCGCTCTTAAGGGGCACTTCGACATAATTTACAGCGCAATGATTGTGGGCGCCATTTCGCTTCTGATAGCATTCCTGTCGCTTTATTTTATGGAGGAATCCTACCACAAGGATCTTGATTACCTGGAAGAGTACATATAA
- a CDS encoding VOC family protein — translation MQKIIPSLWFDGKAEEAMRFYTSVFKNSKAGKISYYGEEGPGPKGTPMVVTFNLEGLEFMAINGGPQFTLTPAISLFVNCTSGEEMDELFTKLSDGGRVLMEPGNYSFSEKFAWFNDRYGLSWQVNFAGPSGTFRQKIVPFLMFVAEAHAKAEEAVRFYTSLFDNSEITSVEHWGQNENEPEGTLKQARFSLSGLEFIAMDSSLAHPFTFTPAFSFLVNCKDQAEVDRFWDKLSSGGRKGQCGWLDDSYGISWQIVPEALGQMMSDSDPAKSARVRKAVLKMNKLNIEELSEAFRG, via the coding sequence ATGCAAAAGATAATCCCAAGCCTTTGGTTCGACGGAAAAGCAGAAGAGGCGATGAGGTTTTATACATCTGTCTTTAAGAATTCTAAAGCCGGAAAGATCTCCTACTACGGCGAAGAAGGCCCCGGCCCAAAAGGGACGCCAATGGTAGTAACATTTAACCTGGAAGGGCTGGAATTTATGGCAATAAACGGAGGGCCTCAGTTTACCTTAACCCCCGCCATATCACTCTTTGTAAACTGTACTTCGGGAGAAGAGATGGATGAACTCTTTACAAAACTTTCAGACGGGGGACGCGTCCTGATGGAACCCGGAAATTATTCATTCAGCGAAAAATTTGCCTGGTTTAACGACAGGTACGGCCTCTCGTGGCAGGTAAACTTTGCCGGCCCATCCGGCACTTTCAGGCAGAAGATCGTTCCTTTTCTCATGTTTGTAGCAGAGGCGCACGCTAAAGCCGAGGAAGCGGTACGATTCTATACTTCACTGTTTGATAATTCGGAAATCACTTCTGTTGAACACTGGGGACAAAATGAAAATGAACCTGAAGGAACGCTGAAACAGGCAAGGTTCTCTCTTTCGGGCCTTGAATTTATAGCCATGGACAGCAGCCTGGCGCATCCTTTTACTTTTACTCCGGCTTTTTCTTTCCTCGTGAACTGCAAAGATCAGGCGGAAGTGGACCGCTTCTGGGATAAACTTTCCTCGGGCGGCAGAAAAGGGCAGTGCGGCTGGCTTGATGACTCTTACGGAATTTCATGGCAGATTGTACCCGAAGCCCTGGGGCAGATGATGAGTGACAGCGACCCGGCGAAGTCAGCCAGAGTAAGAAAAGCTGTTCTTAAAATGAACAAGCTTAATATTGAAGAATTAAGTGAGGCCTTCAGAGGTTAA
- a CDS encoding TolC family protein, with protein MLKYLVPLVLFFSVNVFSQEALTLEKAVKIGLENNYSIKLAKNDVSIAQNNVTLGNAGFLPKLDATASESNSISNIHQEYSSGPISNQSNAHSNTTNAGVALNWTIFDGMNMFINFSRLRELSAQGEINARATVENNVASIMGGYYNIVSIQQTIRAIQDALKISEERVKIAQDKYNLGSGSKLELLQANVDLNADRSNLLRQQLNLAQAKVSLNQLMGLESTRDFLIKDTIVISTKMDYDILRDRIVNENSSLKSAGKNISVASLNLSGLRSLWYPSLGTFLSYNFTRTDAPYASTTLNRSYGLTYGLNLSFNIFNGFNTSRQIENAKINLMSSELQYNDLRNRLEASFEQEYTNYSNNLQQVKMEEENLDVARQNAEIALDRFKYGTYSSLELSIAQKSYLDAESRLVTAQYAAKRSEIELMRLSGQIIK; from the coding sequence ATGTTGAAATATTTGGTTCCATTGGTTCTTTTCTTCAGCGTAAATGTTTTTTCTCAGGAGGCCCTGACTTTAGAAAAAGCGGTAAAGATAGGACTTGAAAATAACTATTCCATAAAACTTGCAAAGAATGACGTCAGCATTGCTCAGAATAACGTAACGCTTGGCAATGCTGGCTTTCTCCCAAAGCTCGATGCAACGGCCTCTGAGAGTAACAGTATAAGCAATATTCACCAGGAGTATTCAAGCGGGCCCATCAGCAATCAGAGCAATGCCCATTCCAACACCACAAATGCCGGCGTTGCACTCAACTGGACGATATTTGACGGGATGAACATGTTCATTAACTTCAGCCGCCTGCGCGAACTTAGCGCCCAGGGTGAAATTAACGCCCGCGCAACGGTGGAAAACAACGTGGCCTCAATAATGGGCGGCTACTATAATATCGTCAGCATCCAGCAGACCATAAGAGCTATTCAGGACGCGCTTAAAATATCCGAAGAAAGGGTGAAAATTGCACAGGATAAGTACAACCTGGGTTCAGGCTCTAAACTTGAACTCCTGCAGGCTAACGTGGATCTTAATGCCGACAGGTCGAACCTCCTGAGGCAGCAGCTTAACCTTGCTCAGGCAAAAGTATCATTAAACCAGCTTATGGGACTTGAAAGTACAAGGGATTTTCTGATTAAAGACACTATAGTAATCAGTACAAAGATGGATTATGACATTCTCCGCGACAGGATTGTAAATGAAAACAGCTCACTTAAGTCGGCAGGAAAAAATATATCAGTTGCCTCACTGAACTTAAGCGGTCTGAGGTCTTTGTGGTATCCTTCACTGGGAACGTTTTTAAGCTATAACTTTACGCGTACTGATGCTCCTTATGCTTCCACAACACTCAACCGGTCATACGGCCTTACTTATGGCCTGAACCTGTCTTTTAATATTTTCAACGGCTTTAACACTTCACGCCAGATTGAAAATGCTAAGATCAATCTTATGAGCAGTGAGCTTCAGTATAACGACCTCAGGAACAGGCTCGAGGCTTCATTTGAGCAGGAATACACAAATTACAGCAATAACCTGCAGCAGGTTAAGATGGAAGAGGAGAACCTGGACGTTGCACGCCAGAACGCCGAAATAGCACTCGACCGCTTCAAGTACGGAACATACTCTTCTCTTGAACTCTCAATTGCACAGAAATCGTACCTCGATGCCGAGAGCCGCCTGGTTACGGCACAGTACGCCGCAAAAAGAAGCGAGATAGAACTGATGAGGTTGAGCGGTCAGATAATAAAATAA
- a CDS encoding efflux RND transporter permease subunit, whose translation MSLSSLSIKRPVLAIVMAIVIILFGFIGYTYLGVREYPSVDAPIITVSTTYTGANAEVIESQITEPLEESINGIAGIRSLTSVSSEGRSSITVEFTLDVDLETAANDVRDRAARAVRNLPPDADPPVVAKADADASSIFLLTLKSDTKSLIELSDIANNVFKERLQTIPGVSTVQVWGEKRPSMRLWLDPARLAAYDLTALDVRNALNKENIELPSGRIEGANTELTVRTLSRLQTEDDFNNLIIKDEGGTPVRLKDVGEAVLGPENERSIMKRDGVPMVGVGVVPQPGSNQIDIVDRVYKSLEQIKRDLPKDVKFDVGFDNTQYIRKSIKEVEETIYIALGLVILIIFAFLRDWRTTLIPIVAIPVSLIGAFFVMYLMNFSINVLTLLGIVLAIGLVVDDAIVVLENIYSKVEQGMPPLEAGVKGSAEIFFAIVSTTITLAAVFLPIIFLEGMTGRLFREFGIVVAGSVLISAFVALTLTPMLSTKILKPKEGHNWFYTKTEPFFVWLSDTYRNALDKFMEKRWLAFVIMAASAIVIVLIGTNLQSELAPLEDRSQLRVSATMPEGASYEMMDNYMDQLSGFVQDTVSGSQTIISMTAAGFGSSGVNSGSINIILKDREGRAKSQQQIFEELSSTFRKFNAARTIVIQGQTIGGSRGGMPVQYVLQAPNGQKLREVLPKFYLAASQDPTFSIVDVNLKFNKPELVVSIDRDRAQALGVSAVDIAQTLSLAFSGQRFGYFIMNGKQYQVIGQVKRADRIEPLNLKSLFVKNSKGELIQLDNLVSLKEQINSPQLYRFNRYTAATISANLAPGKTIGDGIKAMDAIAKKVLDPSFSTALNGPSKDFAESSSSLMFTFMLALVLIYLILAAQFESFRDPLIIMFTVPLALAGALMSLWYLNHTMNIFSEIGMIMLIGLVTKNGILIVEFANQRRAQGLTLLDAVKDAAVARFRPIIMTSLATILGTLPIALALGSGAGSRVSMGVAVIGGLIFSTFLTLFVVPAIYSYLSPKGEIVSNVTDDFAGKKEKEENEFVTK comes from the coding sequence ATGAGTTTATCATCATTAAGTATAAAAAGACCCGTACTGGCTATTGTTATGGCAATAGTGATTATATTGTTCGGGTTTATAGGTTATACGTATCTTGGAGTACGTGAGTACCCCAGCGTGGACGCTCCTATTATAACGGTTAGCACTACTTATACGGGTGCCAATGCCGAGGTCATTGAGTCGCAGATTACTGAACCTCTTGAGGAATCAATTAACGGTATTGCGGGTATCCGCTCCCTTACTTCTGTAAGCAGCGAGGGAAGAAGTTCCATTACGGTTGAATTTACGCTTGACGTGGATCTGGAAACTGCCGCCAACGACGTGCGCGACCGCGCGGCCAGGGCTGTCAGAAACCTGCCTCCTGATGCCGATCCGCCGGTAGTTGCAAAGGCGGATGCCGATGCCAGCTCGATCTTTCTTCTGACGTTAAAAAGCGACACGAAAAGCCTCATTGAGCTCAGCGACATTGCCAACAACGTTTTCAAGGAAAGGCTTCAAACCATACCTGGCGTAAGTACCGTTCAGGTTTGGGGTGAAAAAAGACCTTCAATGAGGCTCTGGCTGGATCCGGCAAGGCTGGCTGCGTATGACCTCACGGCTTTAGACGTCAGAAATGCCTTAAATAAGGAAAACATAGAGCTTCCCTCGGGCAGAATTGAAGGAGCAAATACAGAGCTTACGGTAAGAACCTTAAGCCGCCTTCAGACTGAAGATGATTTCAACAATCTAATCATTAAGGATGAGGGGGGGACTCCGGTCCGTCTGAAGGACGTGGGCGAAGCTGTCCTGGGCCCTGAGAACGAGCGCTCTATTATGAAGCGCGACGGGGTGCCGATGGTGGGCGTGGGCGTTGTGCCCCAGCCGGGCTCAAACCAGATTGACATTGTCGACAGGGTTTATAAGTCACTGGAACAGATTAAAAGGGACCTTCCGAAGGATGTAAAGTTTGACGTCGGCTTTGACAACACACAGTACATCAGAAAGTCGATTAAAGAGGTTGAAGAGACTATCTACATAGCCCTGGGGCTCGTTATTCTCATCATCTTTGCCTTCTTAAGGGACTGGCGTACAACGCTCATTCCTATAGTTGCAATTCCGGTATCTCTTATCGGAGCCTTCTTTGTCATGTACCTGATGAACTTTTCCATCAACGTACTGACGCTGCTTGGTATTGTGCTTGCAATTGGCCTTGTGGTCGATGACGCAATTGTTGTGCTTGAAAATATATATTCAAAGGTGGAGCAGGGTATGCCTCCGCTTGAAGCAGGTGTGAAGGGATCTGCCGAAATATTCTTTGCAATTGTTTCAACTACAATTACACTGGCTGCCGTATTCTTACCCATTATTTTCCTGGAGGGAATGACGGGCAGGCTCTTCCGCGAGTTCGGTATTGTGGTTGCAGGCTCGGTCCTTATCTCGGCCTTTGTGGCTCTTACGCTTACCCCTATGCTTAGCACAAAGATCCTGAAGCCAAAGGAAGGGCATAACTGGTTCTACACAAAAACAGAGCCTTTCTTCGTATGGCTTTCCGATACATACAGGAATGCACTGGATAAATTTATGGAAAAGCGCTGGCTGGCCTTTGTTATTATGGCGGCCTCGGCAATAGTAATTGTGCTTATAGGGACTAATCTGCAGAGCGAACTTGCACCCCTAGAGGACAGAAGCCAGCTCAGGGTTTCGGCTACGATGCCCGAAGGCGCTTCATATGAGATGATGGATAATTACATGGACCAGCTCTCGGGCTTTGTGCAGGATACGGTTTCAGGAAGCCAGACTATTATTTCAATGACCGCCGCGGGCTTCGGTTCAAGCGGCGTAAACTCGGGCTCAATTAACATTATCTTAAAAGACAGGGAAGGAAGAGCCAAAAGCCAGCAGCAGATTTTTGAGGAGCTTTCAAGCACCTTCAGGAAATTTAACGCTGCAAGGACGATTGTAATACAGGGACAGACAATCGGCGGCTCGCGCGGCGGTATGCCCGTGCAGTACGTGCTGCAGGCACCGAACGGGCAGAAGCTGAGGGAAGTATTGCCCAAGTTCTACCTTGCTGCAAGCCAGGACCCAACCTTCAGCATTGTGGACGTAAACCTGAAATTCAATAAGCCCGAACTTGTGGTTTCAATAGACCGCGACAGGGCGCAGGCCCTCGGGGTTTCAGCCGTTGACATCGCTCAGACTCTCTCGCTTGCCTTCAGCGGGCAGCGCTTCGGCTATTTTATCATGAACGGCAAGCAGTACCAGGTGATAGGACAGGTAAAAAGGGCCGACAGGATTGAGCCCCTGAACCTGAAATCACTGTTTGTGAAGAATTCAAAGGGTGAGCTCATTCAGCTGGATAACCTTGTAAGCCTGAAGGAACAGATTAATTCGCCGCAGCTCTACCGCTTTAACAGGTATACTGCCGCAACAATATCGGCTAATCTCGCTCCCGGTAAAACCATTGGCGACGGCATTAAGGCGATGGATGCAATTGCAAAAAAAGTGCTCGATCCATCGTTCTCAACCGCCTTAAACGGGCCTTCAAAGGACTTTGCAGAAAGCTCCTCAAGCCTGATGTTTACCTTCATGCTGGCGCTCGTGCTGATCTATCTTATACTTGCAGCACAGTTTGAAAGCTTCCGTGACCCGCTTATTATAATGTTCACGGTGCCTCTGGCTCTGGCCGGAGCCTTGATGTCGCTCTGGTATCTAAACCATACCATGAATATCTTCAGCGAGATTGGAATGATCATGCTGATAGGACTTGTAACAAAAAACGGTATTCTTATCGTTGAGTTCGCAAACCAGAGAAGAGCCCAGGGGCTTACGCTTCTTGATGCGGTTAAGGATGCTGCTGTAGCCCGTTTCCGGCCTATTATCATGACAAGCCTTGCAACAATTCTCGGCACACTGCCTATTGCACTTGCCCTGGGTTCAGGCGCCGGAAGCAGGGTGTCGATGGGTGTGGCAGTTATTGGCGGGCTTATTTTCTCAACCTTCCTTACGCTTTTTGTGGTACCTGCAATTTACTCTTACCTGTCACCCAAGGGTGAAATTGTAAGCAACGTTACTGACGACTTTGCAGGCAAAAAGGAAAAAGAGGAAAACGAGTTCGTTACAAAGTAA
- a CDS encoding efflux RND transporter periplasmic adaptor subunit, with translation MSKSVKRIVIAATVILIILIIALPKMSFLKGESKKLGPGAEGKRGGGRGISVEGFVVTPGKLSDRIVSTGTVLANEEVQLKSEVSGKITRILFKEGSYVKKGSLLVKINDADLQAQLKKTNYKYELAKAREYRQKMMLKREAISQEDYDAALNELQTQEADIQLIKAQIDKTEIRAPFNGVVGLKSVSEGSYITPSDRIATLQSINPVKIDFSIPEKYYSTVKTGTQINFRIQGSDKVFSGKIYAVEPKIDPNSRALLIRAISRNEKSEIYPGAFANIEIVLREMNDALMIPTQSLVPDFKGQKVFVVKNGRALSVPVNTGIRQESTIQITGGISQGDTLITTGLLQLRPNMPVRISRVSQ, from the coding sequence ATGAGTAAATCAGTTAAAAGAATTGTTATTGCAGCAACTGTAATTCTTATAATATTAATTATTGCGCTGCCTAAAATGTCATTTCTCAAGGGTGAATCAAAAAAGCTGGGCCCTGGAGCTGAAGGCAAAAGAGGCGGCGGAAGAGGAATATCGGTCGAAGGTTTTGTGGTCACGCCGGGAAAGCTTAGCGACAGGATAGTATCCACGGGTACCGTTCTTGCAAACGAGGAAGTACAGCTTAAAAGTGAAGTATCCGGAAAGATCACCAGGATTTTATTCAAGGAAGGGAGCTATGTAAAAAAAGGCTCGCTTCTGGTCAAAATTAATGATGCCGACCTTCAGGCACAGCTCAAAAAAACAAATTACAAGTATGAGCTTGCAAAGGCCAGGGAATACAGACAGAAAATGATGCTGAAAAGGGAAGCCATAAGCCAGGAAGATTATGACGCCGCACTGAATGAGCTCCAGACGCAGGAAGCTGATATTCAGCTCATTAAAGCACAGATTGATAAAACGGAAATTCGTGCTCCTTTTAACGGAGTTGTCGGCTTAAAGTCGGTCAGTGAGGGAAGCTATATTACTCCATCGGACAGGATAGCCACGCTTCAGAGCATAAATCCGGTAAAAATAGATTTTTCAATTCCTGAAAAGTACTATAGCACGGTTAAAACAGGAACACAGATTAATTTCAGAATCCAGGGATCGGATAAGGTCTTCAGCGGTAAAATTTACGCCGTCGAACCGAAAATAGACCCTAACTCAAGAGCACTCCTGATAAGGGCAATAAGCCGCAACGAGAAGTCAGAGATCTATCCCGGTGCCTTTGCAAATATTGAAATAGTCCTTAGAGAAATGAATGACGCTCTTATGATACCCACGCAGTCACTGGTGCCTGACTTTAAGGGGCAGAAGGTATTTGTTGTCAAAAACGGACGGGCTCTTTCGGTACCTGTTAACACGGGAATAAGGCAGGAGAGCACAATACAGATAACCGGCGGAATCAGCCAGGGCGACACGCTTATTACAACCGGACTTTTGCAGTTAAGGCCTAATATGCCGGTTAGGATTTCCAGAGTTAGTCAATAA